tctagttggcttagttcttgtgattcgatcctacaacatcgaacgtttaaactcctgcatgaagtattaaatataggctaaaaaaataactaattgcacagattgcgactactttgcgagacaaatcttttaagcctaattgctccatgatttgacaatgtagtgctgcagtaaatatgtgctaatataatgatggattaattaggctcaataaattcgtctcatgaTTTACTGACGGAtagtgtaattagtttttttattactgtgcgaacaccccatgcgacaccctgtataatatccgatgtgacacgctaaaactttacacacctggatctaaacaccccctaagtaGAGAATCGCTTAGTTATTTTTATGCATTTACTATTTACAAAATTATTTGGCATATCCGTGAATAGTGTGGATGACTGACAAACCTGACACACAGCCGGATAAGCTGCCCAATTGAGGAGCTTCTGTACCATAGAAAAATACATGTCACCAATTGCGACGAgccaaaaaaattcaaaaaaccgAGGAAAACGTGAACAAATTTATTGCCCAAGTtgggtgaaaagttttataTGAGAAGGTCAACAAATTTGTTGCCCAAATTCTAATGCCTGCTgttaatataaaatttaattcACTGCTAATTTTTTTGTCACGAATTTCATAGTCAAAATAGataggaaaaacaaaaagaaaatagaatAAAAGAGACCAGGAGCCCGTTTGTGTGTTAGGAATTTCCAGTAATTCATTAACTCATGCATATATAACACTACCACAATAGCTATCCTGCTTCAGTTTTGCTGGTAGGAAGAAAATGGAAATATTCCAAAACACTAGAGGGGCAGTGTATTCGCGTCAGATTTTCAAGGTTTGGAATGCGAAGCTTTGGGGATTCTAGAATGTAAAGAAAGCACAAAGAGTCTTGGATATTTAAGACCTTGCAACTATTTAAGACCATGTTGGGGTTCCTAGAATGAAGAGATTAAATGGGATCGAGAGGATTAGTTCCAAACCTCAATAGGTATGGAATACTTTTCCTCCAAATTAATAACCTTTAATCCCAGGGTGACATGAACGTAGTAACAATGCAAACCATTGTCCAAATCATACAGACATGAACATAGGTGACAATGCAAACCATTGTCCAAATCATACAGATGTCAAAAGACAGGTAGCAACTCGTTCAGTCTTCATAATCTTCGAAGAACAAACAGTAGCACCATACAGTGAGAAATATCAGATTTGCTCTGCAGCATCAGTTGGATGGAAATAACCACACTGGAAAAATCAATGATTTCCTCAGGAACGCCAATGTTGCAAGGTAACAATTTGAGAGCAAAGGGCTTCATCATACCATTTCTTGTGTTGTAGAGTACAAATCTATCATGCCACACCACGATGTTGCAACTTACTGAACCACTTACAATAATACTAAGCAGAATGGGATGAGGGCAACAACGACGATTTGGTTCATCCTCATCTCTCATATCTTCATGAACAATATCAAATGTGAACCTACACATACAAGATTggcatttgacaaaaaaaaatacagatgcAATCTACAAACTACAATTGATTAATGAACAAAAATGGTAGGAATGCAACATATCATTTGCTCTAGTTTGAGATAACGGAGGTAAACTTTTTCACTCTATTATTCAGTTCTAggaaatattacaaaatatcatCTTCAGTGATTGCCAAAACATCTCTCTCAATATGATTCAACCTATCATTCCCCATCTTATTTCTCAACTCAGTCTATTGACAATTTTCTAGCTGAAAAGGCTCTTTTAACCTTGTCAGTTACAACACAGCAGGAGGTCACCTCCACCAAGTGTCCAAACTCCAAACAATGTTTGGTTGTCACATAGGAGTTTCAATGTGTGAAACTCAAATTGAAGCGAGCTTTCAGTGGTCATGTTCTCTGCAAGCAAAACTTATCTCAAAGAAGGGATGTAATAATATTTATGAATGCGATTAATGGTATTTGTCCTcttgttttatttctcttatagttgctaaaagagttaaatgtTGAAGTAGAACCTTCCATATTAATATTTTtcggaaagaaagaaaaatctgaGAATTGTGACAAGAGCATAGCAGATTATACATGTTATAGTCATGACCAAAGAGTCTAATGACAAGTAAGCTCTGTCTTGATAAGAGCAACTAGCGGCACAAAACAACCAGTTAGATCAGTTTTGCTGTGCAGCATCATTCGGTAGGAAGTAACCACACCGGGAAATCACGACTCAACTGGTCCACATCAAAGTCGGAAGCTAATAGTTTGACGGCAAAGGACCTCATCTTACCATCTCTCATGCTATACACAAATGTATCATAAGGCTTCCAATCATCAGGGACAAAGTAGATATGGTCACCTTCAACTCCATGATGTAGACCAGCAGGAAAGGACTTGCAGCCACCTAAGCCAACAAAGATACAGTCACCATTCAAGCTGTGAATCTCAGTTAGTCCATAAGGGTTTGTGTTAACATCCAGTGCAAACACTTCAACTTTAAGAACTTCTCGGTCACGGTAATTGTCGCTGTAGTGTCTGATGATTAATAATAGCTCTCCACGCCACACAACCATATTACAACTTATTGCACCACCTCCCTGGTAGGGATGATGGAGAGGCAGCGCACTCAGACAACGCTTAACGCGAGAGACCATGAGCCCACCATTGTCCTCCCCAACTTCAAAAGCAAAGAGGCGTATCTTATATCTTTGGAGCACATACAGCTTCCCAAGGTAAAAAGTGAGATCTCTTGGGCCATCAATGTCAACGCCAGCGCAAATATGCCATGAAATCATCCCAGGCTGCCAGAGAGCAAGTTTTGATGCACACTTGTGGTCAGAGGAAGCAGCTACAATGTACTTGCCTCTTGAGTCAGGTGAAGCAGATAGTGCCACATTGCATAGTGACATTGTGTATATATCATTGACACGAAAATAGACCTCACCAGAACCATTGATGATGCGGAGGGTCTTACTGGAGTAAGCAGGAAAATTGTAACGCATATGGCACAGCTGCGGTAGGCGGATGACCTTGCGAGAGAAAACATTCACCAGGAAGCAGTCACCATCGGCATCTCTGTTGTACTCGTCGCTGCGATCCTTGTTAGGAGTCACACCTACAAGCCATCCATCAAAATAACCCACACATCGGAGATCATCAGCTGCAACTTCCTTAGGCACCGGCACGCACCGCACAGGCATCAAATCCCCCTTGTCTGATAGGCTCGAGAACTTGAAACCAGGAAGCATCAGCaggggcagcggcggtggcaggaCGTGGCCGTTCGCGCTGGCTCGCCAGTGACGGCACACGGACCGCATCCTCGCACGGTCGGCAAGGCATGGAAGGAAGTGGAGCACGATTCCCAGAATGTCCGGTTGAAGGCCTGCCCACAGTGACACCCCCGCGTCCAACTCCAACCTTGATCTCTTCTTGGGCATTCCGCCGAGCACCACACCTGCACGAGCCACCGGGTGTCACTGTCACGCTCCACAGCAAACACCCACCCACGGCCAGGAAAATACGCAATAACATATACTAGACGATAACGAACACACAGTGTCTGTCGAAGCCGTGTTCCATCGCCGCCGGTGACGGGCTCCGGGGGCATCCTCGATCCGACGAACGGGgaggcatttcgtcgaacagctTGCCTGCACAACAGCCACCGGTGGATCAGATCAGATCCAAGCCTCCGCACTGTGAGATGCGCGAACAGGCCGAGGTGAGATGGGTAGCTCTCACCTGAGTTTCCTCCGGCAGAATCCATGGCGACCGGAGGTTTCATAGCGGCGGCCTAGGGgaaggagatggggagagagtcACCGAAGCGAagggggtgagcggatggctaGGCTTTTGTGGATTGTTGGCTGCTGCGATGAATCATGAATGTCGATGTTGGGCTGACCCTATGGCCACTGTTAGCTGCTCGGTCCCACTAGTTAGCGTCTACtacatttttatcttttttttgcaaaaatagaACATGTATTTGTGTTTCTTTAGGCCTTATTCGGTTACGCCTGATTCAATCCAGTCTAGAAATGACAAGTATAGTAAGAAATTTATGATAGATGTAATGAGAGACCGGGATTTATTTCGGGCCGGAAACCAATTTACTCATGATAGGGACAATAAGAGACCGGGAATCAATCCACTAGTCAAGAGGTGTGGAACTAATCCGGATGTTTTGTTGTACCTAATATGAATAAATTGGTTCTCGATCCGGAATAAATGCCGGTCTCCTTTTTACCTATTATAAATTTCTTGTTATACGTACCTATCATTCCTAGCATGGAACGAATCCCAACCGTGTAACCGAACAAGATCTTGGTGggttcgattttttttaaactagtAGAATGCTGGTGCGTGCAATGGTTCAAaacaattttaatcatacaCATACATACTTTATTGGCAGATAACCCACAAGTCTGATAGGTCCTCGAGTACCAAGTGTGCCCGTGGGTTAGCGTTAGAACAGAGTGATGTCTCAACCACAGTGACGGGGAACA
This window of the Oryza sativa Japonica Group chromosome 4, ASM3414082v1 genome carries:
- the LOC4335494 gene encoding uncharacterized protein isoform X1 → MKPPVAMDSAGGNSGKLFDEMPPRSSDRGCPRSPSPAAMEHGFDRHCVVLGGMPKKRSRLELDAGVSLWAGLQPDILGIVLHFLPCLADRARMRSVCRHWRASANGHVLPPPLPLLMLPGFKFSSLSDKGDLMPVRCVPVPKEVAADDLRCVGYFDGWLVGVTPNKDRSDEYNRDADGDCFLVNVFSRKVIRLPQLCHMRYNFPAYSSKTLRIINGSGEVYFRVNDIYTMSLCNVALSASPDSRGKYIVAASSDHKCASKLALWQPGMISWHICAGVDIDGPRDLTFYLGKLYVLQRYKIRLFAFEVGEDNGGLMVSRVKRCLSALPLHHPYQGGGAISCNMVVWRGELLLIIRHYSDNYRDREVLKVEVFALDVNTNPYGLTEIHSLNGDCIFVGLGGCKSFPAGLHHGVEGDHIYFVPDDWKPYDTFVYSMRDENMTTESSLQFEFHTLKLLCDNQTLFGVWTLGGGDLLLCCN
- the LOC4335494 gene encoding uncharacterized protein isoform X2, whose protein sequence is MKPPVAMDSAGGNSGKLFDEMPPRSSDRGCPRSPSPAAMEHGFDRHCVVLGGMPKKRSRLELDAGVSLWAGLQPDILGIVLHFLPCLADRARMRSVCRHWRASANGHVLPPPLPLLMLPGFKFSSLSDKGDLMPVRCVPVPKEVAADDLRCVGYFDGWLVGVTPNKDRSDEYNRDADGDCFLVNVFSRKVIRLPQLCHMRYNFPAYSSKTLRIINGSGEVYFRVNDIYTMSLCNVALSASPDSRGKYIVAASSDHKCASKLALWQPGMISWHICAGVDIDGPRDLTFYLGKLYVLQRYKIRLFAFEVGEDNGGLMVSRVKRCLSALPLHHPYQGGGAISCNMVVWRGELLLIIRHYSDNYRDREVLKVEVFALDVNTNPYGLTEIHSLNGDCIFVGLGGCKSFPAGLHHGVEGDHIYFVPDDWKPYDTFVYSMRDGKMRSFAVKLLASDFDVDQLSRDFPVWLLPTE